Proteins co-encoded in one Stenotrophomonas maltophilia genomic window:
- the baeS gene encoding sensor histidine kinase efflux regulator BaeS, which translates to MAKIRLTFGLTAKTFLAIFTACLLVLAVNGIASRVAFQTGFLDYLNDQGDLRMQRLMPHLQREFREHSGWEHLRGNADRWARMLRPDLAHGHEGPVPPLSDQTGVPSRLGLFDAQHRWVAGNPDATSDDEPHAVQVDGQTVGWLGMVPFQTVIATNDLNFYNTQVRAWWVIGISLLLVTVLLAWLVSRALRQRLAKLAAATHRLAAGDYATRIERTSDDELDALVNDFNRMAQALDDTERNRRAFIADISHELRTPLAVVRAELEAIEDGIRPLDRTNLGALQGEIRQLGKLVDDLHDLSMTQSGGLAYRFAPLDLGALLRSELNGMRVRFAHAGLALEEDLPATPLQVSGDERRLQQVLANLLENALRYTHTGGHVHVQAARVPAGVQLIVEDTAPGVPADKCALLFERFYRVESSRNRASGGSGLGLAISHNIILAHHGHIHAEPSPLGGLRVVIILPEPA; encoded by the coding sequence ATGGCGAAGATTCGACTCACATTCGGCCTGACCGCGAAGACCTTCCTCGCGATCTTCACCGCCTGCCTGCTGGTGCTGGCAGTGAACGGCATTGCCAGCCGCGTGGCCTTCCAGACCGGCTTCCTGGATTACCTCAACGACCAGGGCGACCTGCGCATGCAGCGCCTGATGCCGCACCTGCAGCGCGAGTTCCGCGAGCACAGCGGCTGGGAGCACCTGCGCGGCAATGCCGATCGCTGGGCACGCATGTTGCGGCCGGATCTGGCCCATGGCCACGAAGGCCCCGTGCCCCCGCTGTCCGACCAGACCGGCGTGCCCTCGCGGCTGGGCCTGTTCGATGCGCAGCACCGCTGGGTGGCCGGCAACCCGGACGCCACCAGCGATGACGAACCGCATGCGGTGCAGGTGGACGGGCAGACCGTGGGCTGGCTGGGCATGGTGCCGTTCCAGACCGTCATCGCCACCAACGATCTGAATTTCTACAACACCCAGGTGCGCGCCTGGTGGGTGATCGGCATTTCACTGCTGCTGGTGACCGTGCTGCTGGCCTGGCTGGTCTCGCGCGCGCTGCGGCAGCGCCTGGCCAAACTGGCTGCGGCCACGCACCGTCTGGCCGCCGGCGATTACGCCACCCGCATCGAGCGCACCAGCGATGATGAACTGGATGCGCTGGTGAACGACTTCAACCGGATGGCGCAGGCGCTGGACGATACCGAACGCAACCGCCGCGCCTTCATCGCCGATATCTCGCACGAGCTGCGCACACCGCTGGCGGTGGTGCGCGCCGAGCTGGAGGCGATCGAAGATGGCATCCGCCCGCTGGACCGCACCAACCTCGGCGCCCTGCAGGGTGAGATCCGCCAGCTGGGCAAGCTGGTCGACGATCTGCACGACCTGTCGATGACCCAGTCCGGCGGCCTGGCCTACCGCTTCGCGCCGCTGGACCTGGGCGCACTGCTGCGCAGCGAGCTCAATGGCATGCGTGTGCGCTTCGCCCATGCAGGTCTGGCACTGGAAGAAGACCTGCCCGCCACGCCGTTGCAGGTGTCCGGTGACGAACGGCGCCTGCAGCAGGTACTGGCCAACCTGCTGGAAAATGCGCTGCGCTACACCCACACCGGTGGCCACGTACACGTGCAGGCTGCGCGCGTGCCGGCCGGCGTGCAGCTGATCGTGGAAGACACCGCGCCGGGCGTGCCGGCCGACAAGTGCGCACTGCTGTTCGAGCGCTTCTACCGGGTGGAAAGCTCGCGCAACCGCGCCAGCGGCGGCAGTGGGCTGGGCCTGGCGATCAGCCACAACATCATCCTCGCCCACCACGGCCACATCCACGCCGAACCGTCGCCACTGGGTGGCCTGCGCGTGGTCATCATCCTGCCGGAGCCTGCATGA